Part of the Quercus robur chromosome 5, dhQueRobu3.1, whole genome shotgun sequence genome, ATTCCTTACTTATGAGACTCTAAACTGGAATCCTTCATAACTATTTATTCCTCCTCAGACCATTCATATTCTTGGCctaggcccaaggcccaatatatgctCTAGGCCCTTAACCCTACAGTAGACATacaaaaagtgacaaatattatacacatttgtacaaaaaaaaatggtaaatatctattaattatataaaaagagccaataTGCTTATGAATAGTGTTTTGAGCCtttcctttgaaaaaaaaaatgtgagactTTATTATGGATGTGTAATAAGTGGCTGAATTTTAGGATTAAAGATAAGTAGATAACTCCCATCAATAAATCataattttctcttaaaaaaatagaataagcaattgaggaaagagatgtaaataaaatttttgataaatgaaTCATTTAAAAATGAAGTATTCTTTTTCTATACTTCactaaaaactagaaaaaaaatattatacacatttgtacaaaaatatcatcctaaaatttagccacTTACTACAGTAGACATacaaaaagtgacaaatattATCCACatttgtaccaaaaaaaaaatggtaaatatctattaattatataaaaagagccaataGGCTTATGAATAGTGTTTTGAGCCtttcctttgaaaaaaaaaatgtgagactttattatggatgtgtagtaagtggctaaattttaggattaaagaTAAGTAGATAACTCCCATCAATAAATCataattttctcttaaaaaaatagaagaaacaattgaggaaagagatgtaaataaaagttttgataaATGAATCATTTAAAAATGAAGTATTCTTTTTCTATACTTCactaaaaactagaaaaaaaaaagtttagatatGCCCATAAATATAGGACTGAATTCaatattgataataaaaaggaatagatataaattttaacaattttaacttagtattactattatttaagtattttttatattttagatgaTAGACTTCATCCAATTGGGTGTTGGAAAATAAAAACTGCTTCTAACAAGGAGTAACTAGACACAATTCAATTGGCCTTGCACTCAAGCTAACTACAACTTGAACTTGGCCTTACAAAAAGAcatgattttgttttaaagtgTGTCAAATGAACCTgacaaattaaatttaatctaattttatgtagaaatgagtttggaaaataaaatttagacattttctaaattatattttcgTTACCTTGATTTAACAATTCATAActgtggggccaaagaatttgacaaccccggcccactttatactaagcccaaggcccacactgaggaggaagaaatggccgaggacgaacaaagaaagcccaaatagcCTAGAAACGTTGCCGAGAACGACCCTGTTCTCAGCATTCCAGATCCTAGAAGGAAAAAACGGCACGCCgtcaaaggcagcctcccagAGCGCCCCTAGAAAAAGGACAAGTACAGTAGGATACTCATGGGGGTATGGTGTAGTAGCAATTCAAGGAAAAACTGTCACCTCTGCATTAAATGCATCCAACTAAcattctggccgcattaatgaggaaatgacccctgaacagtgtggtcTTGGTTGCCGCACCTCACAGAGGGTTTAGGAAGGTGGCTAATGGGACGAGTACTCAAGTAATGACCTGCATGATCAATAGATGAAGGgccaaaattaattgaaatgagatatataatgtgagagatcctccAAGAATGGGGGATCGAAAAATcaggaggaaaagaaaaaaggagaatacgGGAGTAATTTGCATGGACATAAAAGCTTTTGTAACCTAGCATTGAAGAAATAATAAGAACACTAAGTTCCTCGGACGAAACGCCCGAGGAAAAACTCCCATACTTTAGTCTATGTCCTTGTTGTTCAATCCATTCATAACCGTGTCTAGTTGTAATCCTCGCTAAAACCTAGTTCTTGaacccattctctataaatttattgtattgggctaacTAAGCTGGAGTCCACTCATCCAATAGAAGAAGTGCTCGAACCCTGTCCCTACAATAAcctaaatctatatatattctcaaaacttctacctaaaataataatttaataattttaagaagtgTAACTTATTTCTTCTAATTACAAACTCTTACTTGAATAAACTTAGCACATGCTTCAAGTCTGATGGTTGTGGGAGTGGGACCTATGGGTGATATGGGTTTGTTGGGAGGTGGTTTTCCTAGCCAGATGTGGGTGTAGGTGATATGGGTTTGCTGGGCAGTGGGTGTGGGTGATATAAGTTTGTTGGTTGGTGGGTTTTCTAGCGCGACTGTGGGTGATATGGGTTTGTTCAACGGTGGGTTTTGCCGGTTAGAGAGAGATAACtcagagaagagagagggagaggatCAAAGATAGAATAGAGAAAGTGAAAGAAAGTTAGGGACAAAATTGTCTTTTGGGGACTAAATTGGTAGGTTTTAGAATGTTCTGGACTTAGTTGGTATTATAACAAACCTCctttccccttttttcttttttttttctttttgaaatggatTGCCTAATTCTTTCGGCCTAtttggaagttaaaaaaaggagggggagtagagtagagtagagggagggagagtaattcaattaccttgtttggaagttttttaaggaatgagggggaggggtttcaactacctctaacccctcatttttaattcccccaaattagAGAGAGTTGGAGGGAAAGTGgagtaaataaattattgaccaaatgaattctCCAATTTgccctttctaaattaacaaaattacaaaccgattatataaataaacattGTTTGTTTCCTAAGAAAATTTAACACTGCAAATGACAAATTTTCCCAGTGCTTTCTTACAAACCAAACACAATTTATAGGCTAGTCTCAACTCTTTTCTGGGCTAGTATCTTTACAGTTTCTATCCCCATTCCCTCCACCGAAGCGTCATTGTTCTCGTTTTCGATTTCATCGGAGTCGGTTCGGCCTAAAGCGAGATGGCGGCAGATCAAGGCGACGAGGCCGAACATTGTAGAGGCGATGGAGGTCAAGCAACCAGCGGCATGGTGGGCTTTGAGCATTAGGACCCAAGTGAGCTGCTTGGCATTTTTGCGTCCTCGATGGCCTTTGTCTCTGGTACGATCCAACCCGAGCGAGTCGATTGTGATGAGAAAATCGTCCTCCATTGGACCCTCTAGCTCCACCATTGACCAATTCGGATTCTCCATCTTCACCACCACCGGCGTGCCACGATGGCTCTCTTTCACCCACCATTGAAATGATGGTGACCaattgggttttgaatttttgaatttatttttatttttattataattttttttaggtaataaaaattattttataatagttaatagtagttttatacttttattagtggtatttgatggaATGAGAatgttgattaaataattatttaatctaacaaattaatcatagaccaatgttgcaaattcattttcaaataagagtaaatttgtctatttaaatcatttctTCTCATtcccatcctaatttttaaaacatccaaacaagaagAATGGCTAATTACTCCattcccccttactaattttaaaaacatccaaataaggtggatgATAACTATTCTCCTCTACTTTCCTcccccctctactctcctccctctctaaacttccaaacaggccattaaagTCTAgggaaactcaaaaaataataataaataaaataaaggcaactCAAAATCTCATTATTTACTGACATTCTACattgagttttaagttttaacattattatattttaaaaaataattctattaaAACTAATTTATCTTTTCAAAATTAAGGAAATAAATGTTCGCTCCATTTGTTtcgaagtaaaatattttccgtaaaatattttccgtaaaatattttcctattttcaagtgtttgtttacatgtaaaatacaatcaaagttgtaaaatattttcagtttgaccAAAGTTTGTGCAttaaaacttgtaaaatattttaccaaagaATCaatggtaaaacattttacaaaatgCTCACTCCCTCTCACCTAATCCtatctccctcttcttctcagttcttctctccctctctcaaactctctcccCAGCCAAACCAATGAGACCAGTGACAACACCCACCAGCGACAAACCACTGGTGGCACCATTCCCTACTGAATCCGACCTAGTTCTTTAGCTTTGAAAATCGCCCTTCAAGATCCAGATTGAAGAGATTAAAACCATTCATCTAAGATTGTCGAGTTGAGTTTCTGGAGGTCGAATTGTGGTGGAGTTGCTTTTGGTGGGTCAAATTACGGAGGATTTGGTGAGTGAATGATTTTTGTGCTGATGGATTTTGGGTATGGTTTGTGTTTGTCGATAGTGGCGGAGGCGGAATGATGGTGCCTTGATGAACAGCATGGATTGTTTGATGGGTTTCAGGTATGGGTTTCATTTGTCACGGTGGTGGGTTGATGGTGGCTTCACGGATGACTTGGGTTGTTTGATGGGTTTCATGTATACTATGTAGCTTGGTGGGATTTGATGATTGTCGCAGTTTTTGTACTGGGTTATGACTTTGGATTTGCTGGTGATGCTTCAATAGCTCCAACTAGACAAAATTTTGCTTTGATTTGCTCTATTCTAGTTGGACTTTGCAGTGATTTAGTGGGTTGTgtgattagaaaatttttacaaaatgattTCTTGAACATTTTCACAAATGCTACCAAACActgtaaaaatgaaaatattttacagaaaatattttcgatgtaaaatattttacacctgaaaatattttacatcaaaacaaatagagcgGTAGATTCATTTCAAGGTAATGTTACATACACAATAACTTTCGTATAATTTTTGTtgggaaaaattctatataactATGAATAAATTTCAGCAAACACAATTACacaagaatataaaaatttacGTGAAAACCCTTTCTCCTTAAAGGAAAAAACCAAGGGACAAACTCCGAAAAATTTCACTATATTATatagagattacaacacttagagatacaacttgagtaaaaaatttttttttttttttactcactgCTCTTTTTCTCACTATAtatctctcacaattttctcttactctctctatttttctcttctcttttactTGCTCACTTACTCACATAGTTCTTTAAGGCTGCACTTAGGTTGCGTTTGTTTCGGTGGTAAAGGAAAttcgaaaaatattttacacccttGAGGGTGTTTGGATGCGCTTGAAAATTCGGTCAAACTGAAAACCAATTTCAGTTGACCATAAAATAGGCACCCCAACTCTGTAAAACcaattacattttcattttacattCAAATGATTTCCAACCTCACTTAGAACTCAACAAcccgaagagagagagagagagcaccagAGAGAGAGCACCAGATTGAACCACCGATCTCGCCGCCATCGATCGAACCATTGACCTCACCGATCTACAACCCACCACCCACCACCCACTCTTGCTGTCACTGCCGCCTCTAGATCAAACCACCGATCTGGCCGCCACCACTGATCGCCGATCTGACTGCCATCGATCACCAGCCCACTCCACTCCACCCCCAAACCCACCTGATTTGGCCGCCGCCATCCTCCATTGACTCTAATCCTCTCTTTCCCtcgttctctctctttcccttgttctctctctttcccgatCTGACGAGTTTgtgaataaaaaatgtttttattttgatttttggttgcgTTAAAAGCtattatatttgtttggaagttgagaaaatgtgagaaaatgggagcaacaagtagaaaatatattttttataatattttcaagaatacaaccaaacaccagaaaatatttttcaaaccattttttaaaatgtaactaaacacttgaaaatattttcatttcccAAAAACattttcacctgaaaatattttacacccaaaaaatattttagacgaaaacaaacacagccttaatcCTCAGTTTCTCTGGGACTTCGCTTCTCCTCTCTGCTCCAAATGGCCGAATGGCCtttcccttttatttctttcaccttttcttcttttcttacttCCACAGTCTTCTCATCAAATCACAATAAAAGCAAGCCACTTACTTTGACTTTACTTTAACCAAAATCTCTCTCTTGAGCTCCTTAGGCCGAATGGcctttgtatctttcttttcttttttcttcaccGTGTCCAACGCGCCTAAGCCAACCAACCCCAATCACTCATGCTGACTTTTGTACATGATgaagaaaagataagaaacATTAAAGACAAATGACATGTCTATTACAAGTGCGCTGAACTcctttctcaacaaaaaaaagtgcGCTGAACTCATGGTGCAATGCACCCAACAATTTTTCCATAACAATTAAATTTGCAAGCTTTTAAAAAACGGCTCACTGCGATTTAATATTTGTGGATGATTACCTATTCATGTGCCACCGCATTCCACTCTCAGTATCAAATTCCAACTTTAATTGCTTACAAGTTACGTACAAAACCGAAGCACACAACAACCTCAATATTCAACACAACAGACaatcaaaaacacccaaaacccCATCaccattttgggtttttttgttcCACATCAAAtctctgtttctgtttctgaaAAAACCAACAAATCACTCTCTTCCTTATCTGCATCAAAACccacttcctcttcttcttcttcttcttcttcttcttctagtaCTTCGACCTTAATATTCGATCTCATGGCAACCTCCCAACAAGTAGAGCCAGAGAAGCAGGCGTACTCGGTTTGGGCTGTCCCACCTGATGACGTGGCGGCCAGGCTGAAGAAGCTGATGGATAGCCTTGGGTCCGAGTTCGGTGGGCCCAAATTCGAGCCCCACATAACTGTTGTTGGGGCCGTCCGTTTGACACCGGAAGATGCGGTTGAGAAGTTCAGATCAGCCTGTGAAGGCCGCAAGGCTTACACTGCCACCGTTGATCGTGTGGCTACGGGCACTTTCTCTTCTCAGGGTGTTTTCCTTGTCATCCATCCTACTACAGaggtcactttttttttttaatatataatttctatttctttttatcAATGTGTTTTCGGGTATTGATTCTCTCGCACTCATAATTATGTATCAcgtatttgaataaaaatatatgtatataaatgtGGATAATGTGTATGAGAGTGTATGGAAGCAGATTTtggtttcaattttaataagtttttgtccttttcttttgttggattatattttgtgttttgtttcagGTAGTGGAGACTAGTGCACACTGCTGTGGTCATTTTGGATACAAGAAATCGACTCGTAagttattgtgtttttttactTTGTATGTTTTTCAGGTTACTATTAGATATttatcaaatttgaaataatagtATTTACTATCTATCTATATGATTGTTATGTATCTGCAACTTGTTCATCCTTTGGTGACTGGTGAgacatatttatataaaatggaATTAGGACTCTAATTGGGAGAGGGCATAAATTTCGGATGAAATTTAGTTTGGGACCTGAAGCTTGGATCATGTGGTGAAAAAAAGTACGCAAAAATTTCATGACAGAAAATTTTTGGAGTCCCCCAATGATGGTACACAGATAATCATTTAGGAGGAACATAAATGCTATCACTCATTATTATCCTTAAATCTTACAATGTCCTTGTTAATTAGTAACTTGATGTGGCACACAGATAATCATGCATTCCTAGTGCACCTAAGCACAAGTTTGTCACCTCTGTTTTACTGAATAGTTGGTTGTTTTGGACCTATTGGTGCTTGTTTGTCTTGAAGAAACTAcccttctcattcttttttaagCCTGGGCTTTTGCACTTATGAAACACGCATTTGCTTCCTCTGATGTGCTATTGGTGGCTCAACCTTCCAGAAATGAGATTTTCATTATATAGAAAGAGAAAGTGTggacttttatgttattttcttttatgggGACAATAAGAAATGGATTTTTGGGTTGTGAGGCTCCCTGTATTCATGAATGCGCTGTATAATGTGCAGCTTACATGCCACATTTGAGCCTACTTTATGCGGATCTGACAgaggatgagaagaaaaaagctCAAGAGAGAGCTAGTATCCTTGATGAAAGCATTAATAGTTTGAGCTTCCAAGTTAATCGCCTTGCATTATACAAAACAGACACTGAGGACAAAACTCTCGAATCCTGGGAGAAAATTTCTGAATGCTTCCTTAGCCCAAATTAGCTTCTTCTTCGGCATGTTTATAGTTTGTAATAAGTATCATGGTGTACTTTGAGCTTTTACTATGTAACAAGAATTATTATACTGTTCTTCTAACTCTTCTTACCTTTGGTTTATAATAAGAATTACATGTGTTGGTGTTCTTCTGCCCTAACCAATGCTGTCACAGTTGTATCGCAATTTCCCAATTTTGTACCTACTTCACCACcaccccacacccccccccccccccccctctcctccCTTTTTCCCTCCTCACCTTCCACATGAAATTTTAGGAGCAGTTTTGAGGTTTTGAACAACTTTCCATAGTTCTGGTAGGTGTAAACTCCCCTCTAACTAGGTTGGTGGTTTTAGTGGGATGAATTGCTAGCCACTCTTGACCTGTTTTGGGTCAATCTAGTGTGAGGCAAATTAGCTCATCTTCTGCATCAATTAAGCTGACAAGGATGAAGATGATAGTTGAACCTATTGAGTTAAAACATTGATGCAATTTCTCTAGATTCCATTCTTTCTTGGTATGGTCCATAAGCGATTCCCCTTTTGAGCTTGGAGTAGGAGGAAGTAGAATAGGATGATGCCCCATAgtccttttcttttccatgCTAAAATGTTCACTTTCTAACCACCACCAAGTCTCCAACAACATTTTCTTGAGTATCTTGGTGTACTTTATAAAATAGATGATGCCCCATAATCATTCTTTGGGAAATGGATGAAATAGTATAAGTGTGACATAGtaaatttcacaattgttgaggtaATTAACATATTGTGATTGGTGTATAATAGAAGTGATTTCAGTTGGTAATCTTGTGTGAATTGATGTTATACCTTAATCATATCCTATAGAATTACCACATGTTCTGGAGTTTTGGCTTTGCCAATATTGTCAAAGTTCTGGCACTGAAGTAGATGCCCTTTGGGGAGTGAACAGATCTTAAGTTTACGCTCTAAATGAAGATATACTAGAGGGTTGGTTAATAGGCATTCCTTGTTACATGACTAGCTTAACATACTTGATGAACTGACATTAGGCTTTTTGCTTTGTTAAGAAAGGTAGAGACAATTTTAGACTCGTTGTTTGGCAGCATAATTAACCAAACATAGTCATCACTTTCTTCTAATAATCCTGGAAACCCACAATTTTCCAAAGCTCTGGGATTCATCAGGCGTGCTCATGTAAAATTTGAGCACCAAAGTAGATAATGGGACTAAAAA contains:
- the LOC126726342 gene encoding cyclic phosphodiesterase-like isoform X2, giving the protein MATSQQVEPEKQAYSVWAVPPDDVAARLKKLMDSLGSEFGGPKFEPHITVVGAVRLTPEDAVEKFRSACEGRKAYTATVDRVATGTFSSQGVFLVIHPTTEVVETSAHCCGHFGYKKSTPYMPHLSLLYADLTEDEKKKAQERASILDESINSLSFQVNRLALYKTDTEDKTLESWEKISECFLSPN